The Miscanthus floridulus cultivar M001 chromosome 7, ASM1932011v1, whole genome shotgun sequence genome includes a region encoding these proteins:
- the LOC136465714 gene encoding uncharacterized protein has product MDHGCYVGDFNMIYRAEDKSNDRLDHRCMRRFRAFIDAVELEDLNLVGRRFTWSSERDQPTLERLDRVFATAGWLQAHPNHILRALSTDCSDHCPLLLMANVVPWAKKRFRFEPHWIKFPGFMEVVELAWSATLLHADPFRILDYKLRNVARALKSWSDKKIGSVRMQLALVREAITTLKNDVYGRGDANTKFFHLMACHRKRRNFIRSLHIHGNEIVSEEGMVDALYHYYDQVLGTIFVPSRRFDLGIIGLPSVDLSSLEVHFTEAEIWAVISEMPNDKSPGPDGFTGLFYKTAWPIIKVDILNAFNAFWARDTRNFNLLNDGYMILLRKKD; this is encoded by the exons ATGGACCATGGGTGCTATGTGGGGGATTTCAACATGATTTACAGAGCAGAGGATAAGAGCAATGATCGCCTCGACCATCGTTGTATGCGTCGTTTCCGGGCATTCATCGATGCCGTCGAGCTAGAGGACCTCAACCTGGTCGGCAGGCGGTTCACCTGGTCCAGTGAGCGGGACCAGCCGACTCTGGAACGGCTGGACCGTGTCTTCGCCACTGCAGGCTGGTTGCAAGCACACCCGAATCATATCCTCCGAGCGCTTTCCACGGATTGCTCCGATCACTGTCCACTGCTACTGATGGCAAACGTGGTTCCATGGGCAAAAAAGAGGTTTCGGTTTGAACCCCACTGGATCAAATTCCCCGGTTTCATGGAGGTTGTGGAGTTGGCCTGGTCAGCAACTCTGTTGCATGCTGACCCGTTCCGTATACTAGATTACAAACTCAGAAATGTGGCACGGGCGCTGAAGAGCTGGAGTGATAAGAAGATCGGCAGTGTGCGGATGCAGTTAGCCTTGGTCCGGGAGGCAATC ACAACGCTCAAGAATGATGTTTATGGCCGAGGGGATGCAAACACCAAGTTCTTTCACCTCATGGCTTGCCACAGAAAACGCAGAAACTTTATACGGTCTCTCCACATTCATGGTAATGAGATTGTTAGTGAAGAAGGAATGGTTGATGCTCTGTACCATTACTATGACCAAGTCTTGGGCACCATCTTTGTTCCCTCCCGGAGATTCGACCTTGGGATTATTGGGCTGCCATCGGTGGACCTATCCAGCCTGGAGGTGCACTTCACTGAAGCTGAAATTTGGGCAGTGATCTCTGAAATGCCGAATGACAAGTCGCCAGGGCCAGATGGCTTCACAGGCCTTTTCTATAAGACGGCCTGGCCCATAATCAAGGTGGACATTCTGAACGCCTTCAACGCGTTCTGGGCTCGCGACACTAGAAACTTCAACTTGCTTAACGATGGTTATATGATCCTGCTAAGAAAGAAAGATTAG